In Cicer arietinum cultivar CDC Frontier isolate Library 1 chromosome 7, Cicar.CDCFrontier_v2.0, whole genome shotgun sequence, a single window of DNA contains:
- the LOC140918820 gene encoding uncharacterized protein, producing the protein MASVSGVGGSAGGSGGSDGSGGTGTAAIRGISKTSRGKKKVAKRVVNDPSLMPMPSIGTSGGAIPLYPEVPVEPYTLDEIMDPGCVDCYNRIVIIPEGDGYLPFKSSAKAIAEVIQEKYKKPWLSWGEIKEDKTPQIREVDQFLHCFKVSH; encoded by the exons atggcttcagtgtcgggagtaggaggatctgcaggaggatcaggaggttcggatggatcgggaggaacaggaacggcggcaatacgaggaatatccaaaacatcacgtggtaagaaaaaagttgctaaacgtgttgttaatgacccatctctcatgccgatgccgtccattggtactagtggtggagctattcctctatatccggaggtcccagtagagccttataccttagacgaaataatggatcccggatgtgttgattgctacaaccgcattgtcatcattccagaaggagatgg atatcttccttttaaatcatctgcaaaggcaattgctgaagtcatacaagagaaatataaaaaaccatggttgtcttggggtgagataaaagaggataagacacctcaaattagggaagttgatcagtttttacattgtttcaaagtaagtcattag